Proteins from one Bradyrhizobium roseum genomic window:
- a CDS encoding transcriptional regulator: MTDEERDRRIAHVEQVRQTLAETHPHLKDFEEFLGDFNKETERGAALAAAAYIDGLLESTLIAFLIPNDSGLNLITGFNAPLGTLSARNAACHAMGLISELEFKECDLIRRVRNEFAHKVKMSFEVSRVKNLCRNLSLRAKPYGAVTVSTRGEFTSAAVALILNLTNRPHYVAQRALTYGNWKY, from the coding sequence ATGACTGATGAAGAGCGCGATCGACGCATAGCGCACGTCGAACAGGTTCGCCAAACACTTGCTGAGACGCACCCACATCTCAAAGACTTTGAGGAATTTTTGGGTGATTTCAATAAGGAGACAGAGCGAGGTGCTGCGCTTGCTGCAGCCGCCTATATTGATGGCCTTCTCGAAAGCACCTTGATCGCCTTTTTGATCCCAAACGATAGTGGGTTGAATCTTATTACAGGCTTCAATGCCCCGCTTGGTACGCTGTCGGCTCGCAATGCTGCCTGCCACGCGATGGGGTTAATTTCCGAATTGGAGTTTAAAGAGTGCGATCTCATCAGGAGGGTTCGCAACGAGTTCGCTCATAAAGTCAAAATGTCCTTCGAAGTAAGCCGGGTGAAAAACCTTTGCCGAAATCTCTCATTGCGGGCAAAGCCGTACGGCGCCGTGACGGTCAGTACGCGAGGAGAGTTCACATCGGCAGCGGTCGCCCTCATTCTCAACCTCACTAATCGGCCCCATTACGTTGCACAGCGTGCATTGACATATGGAAATTGGAAATACTGA